One region of Skermanella mucosa genomic DNA includes:
- the mtgA gene encoding monofunctional biosynthetic peptidoglycan transglycosylase, protein MPVLQRVSSALPRRRLLPALLAIGLGVASVTVGWVVLYRVVPPPGTPLMLIRAIGGAGIEKDWVGLEDLSGTLPQAVIASEDSLFCSHAGFDWESLRQAWQGNLAGRSLRGGSTITMQTAKNAYLWQDRTYLRKGLEAWFTLLIELVWPKARIMEVYLNIIEWGDGIYGAEAAARAFFDKPASALTRREAALMAAVLPNPLRWSPAKPTRYIAGRANVIQQRMAIVERDGLNDCIG, encoded by the coding sequence ATGCCCGTCCTCCAGCGAGTTTCCTCCGCCTTGCCCCGGCGGCGCCTCCTTCCGGCCCTCCTGGCGATCGGGCTGGGCGTCGCGTCGGTCACCGTCGGCTGGGTCGTGCTGTACAGGGTGGTGCCGCCGCCCGGCACGCCCCTGATGCTGATCCGGGCGATCGGCGGGGCCGGCATCGAGAAGGACTGGGTCGGCCTTGAGGACCTGTCGGGCACCCTGCCCCAGGCGGTGATCGCGTCGGAGGACAGCCTGTTCTGCAGCCATGCCGGGTTCGACTGGGAGTCTCTGCGCCAGGCATGGCAGGGAAACCTGGCTGGGCGATCTCTCAGGGGCGGCAGCACGATCACCATGCAGACCGCCAAGAACGCCTATCTCTGGCAGGACCGGACCTACCTGCGGAAGGGGCTGGAAGCCTGGTTCACGCTGTTGATCGAGCTGGTCTGGCCGAAGGCGCGGATCATGGAGGTCTACCTGAACATCATCGAGTGGGGCGACGGCATCTACGGCGCCGAGGCGGCCGCGCGCGCCTTTTTCGACAAGCCGGCATCGGCCCTGACCCGTCGGGAAGCGGCGCTGATGGCGGCGGTGCTGCCCAACCCGCTGCGCTGGTCGCCCGCCAAGCCGACCCGCTACATCGCCGGCCGCGCCAACGTGATCCAGCAGC